The sequence below is a genomic window from Maledivibacter sp..
TCAATAGATATTTAAATATTGCTCTTATCACAATAATCATTCCTTTCTCCAATAAGTCATATTCCCTACCTTCACTTACTATACTTAATAAGTATTTATATAGAGATTTCAGTCGAAACTTGTAGCTCCCTATATTATATCAAAAAAGAAAGGGGACTGTCATATATAACAGTCCCCTTTCAATATATATCCATATGGGGGTATGAATATCAAATTAATATTGCCCAAAAGAATCTACTTTTGAGCAGGCTATTATCTAATAGCCATAGGTTCTGATTACTGGTATAATTGCCTAATATTTATATATTATAAATTAAATTCCTTTGCCACAGCAATTACCGCCTTTTCTTTGTCATGTGTATTGATTGTATAGGATATCCTAATTTCAGAGGTTGTTACTTGCTTGAATTCTATTTCTTCTTCAGCAAATATCTTAAACATCTTAGAAGCAACCCCAGATTGACTTTTCATTCCTATTCCAACAACAGACAGCTTAGTTATATCCTTTTCAACATCAATTTCAATTTCTTGAAGTTTACTTTTTATATCTGACATTAACTTATCAATTGAAAATTTATCTTCTTTAGGAGCAGTAAATGAAATATTTACTCGCCCACGTGATGGTGCCGTTTGACTGATCATATCAACATTTATATCATTAGAAGCCAGTTTTTCAAATATCATAGATATATTTCCTACCGCATAGGGAACATGATTGATAGTTATCATCATATCATCGTCACTAACAGATAATCCAGTAATGACTTTACTTTCCATAGACTCATCAAACTCCTTTATATAAGTTCCTGGCCAATCTTCAGTACTTAAAGCCACATATATGGGAACATTAAATCTTTGTGCAATTTCTATTGACCTGGTCTCCATTACTCCTGCACCTAAGCTTGCCATTTCTACCATTTCTTCATAACATATATAGTCTAACTTTTTAGCAACCTTATAAAGTCTAGGATCAACTGTATAAATTCCATCTACATCCGTATATATCTCACAAACCGAACCTAGCTTAGCAGCTAAAGCTACAGCTGTTGTATCTGAACCGCCTCTACCTAAGGTGGTTATATTACCGTCTCCATCTACTCCTTGAAAACCTGCTACAACCACGATTTTTCCTTCACTAATGTGCTTCTTCACATTTTCAATCTCTATATCTGTTATCCTCGCCTTGGTATGAAAGCCCTTGGTAAGTATACCAGCCTGGGGTCCCGTAAGAGATATGGAATCGTATCCCAGTTCCTTTAAAGCTATTGATAACAATGCTATTGATACCTGTTCTCCACTTGACATAAGCATATCTAGCTCTCTTCTATCGGGAGTCAATGATATTTCATCGGCCATTCCTAGAAGTATATCCGTT
It includes:
- a CDS encoding aspartate kinase, whose translation is MAIVVQKYGGTSVGTIDKIKNVAQRVAKSRAKGDAVVVVVSAMGKTTDILLGMADEISLTPDRRELDMLMSSGEQVSIALLSIALKELGYDSISLTGPQAGILTKGFHTKARITDIEIENVKKHISEGKIVVVAGFQGVDGDGNITTLGRGGSDTTAVALAAKLGSVCEIYTDVDGIYTVDPRLYKVAKKLDYICYEEMVEMASLGAGVMETRSIEIAQRFNVPIYVALSTEDWPGTYIKEFDESMESKVITGLSVSDDDMMITINHVPYAVGNISMIFEKLASNDINVDMISQTAPSRGRVNISFTAPKEDKFSIDKLMSDIKSKLQEIEIDVEKDITKLSVVGIGMKSQSGVASKMFKIFAEEEIEFKQVTTSEIRISYTINTHDKEKAVIAVAKEFNL